The sequence TCGATTTCGGCCCAAAGCTCGTCAGGCACGAGCGGCTTAGCCATGGCACAGATCGGAGCTCTCTACCCCTATCTATACCAGTTTTGTTAGGCGCTCTAAAGGGCGGGGCTTGTATCGCGCTAGTTTTGGTCAACGTTGCCGGCGATCACCAGCTCGAGAGCCGCAACCAATAGGCCGCGCTACCTCTTCCCTAGCTGGGAAGGGGCTTTCAAGTCGCTACGTGCCCTCGCGCGCCAACATCGCTGCCCCCCAAAGGGGAGCGGCATCGCCTAGCGCCGCTGGCTCGATTGCAACGCCGACCTCGGGAAGCGTGGTCGCGCGCGCTTGCTGGCGTACCTGCGCCCAAAAGCGATCGCCGGCCCGGGTAAGGCCCCCACCCAGCACGACCGCCTCGGGGTTGAGCAGGTTGGCGGCGTTGCCAATGCCCGTCCCCAGGGCCCAAGCCGCCCGGTCGAGGGCTTGCTGAGCCAGGGGGTCTCCACCAGCGGCAGCCTGACTGACTGTCTGCGCCGTCAGGGCCGCTAGCCCGTCGCCAGCCAGCTGGCGCAACAACGGGCCGGCCTGCGGGTCGCGCTCGAGCTCGGCGCGCACGTCTTGGGCAATGTAAGGCCCCGAGGCCAGACGCTCCAGGCAACCGCACTTGCCGCACAAGCAGCTAGGGCCGCTCGGGTCGATCGCGGCATGCCCGATCTCGCCGGCCACGCCGTTGGCCCCATGCCAAAGGCGACCGTTCAGGATCCAGCCACTGCCGATGCCCGTACTGACTGTGATGTAGAGCGCGCTGTTGCAGCCACGTGCGGCTCCCAAGCGATGTTCGCCCAGCGCCGCCGCATTGGCATCGTTGTCGATTTGGGTCGGTGCGTCCCAAGCGGCTTCCAGCCACTGCTTTAAGGGCACGTTCTCCCAGCCCGGCACGTGATGGGACAGCTGCGCGACGCCAGCAGCCGCGTCGACAGGGCCGCCAAAGCTAACGCCAATGGCAGCCGGTGTTTGACCTTGCAGCAACTCGCCCGCCAGCGCTTGCATGGTTGCCCAATTGGCCGCGCGGTCGGTACCAGGGGCAGAGACAGTCCGTTGGTACCGGTGCCACTGGGCCTCACCGGGCAAGAGCGTGGCGGCGGCTAATTTGGTGCCGCCAAAGTCTAGGCCAAAACCGGAAGCGACCATAGGCGATTGGGGGCTGCAGACGTTTGCTATAACAGATGGCGTGGGCAACTCAGCTGTTGGGGCATCGCAGTGAGGGCAATGCCATGAAACGGGCCGGCTGGCGGCAATGGGCCCTTGTCGGGCTGGGACTGTTGGCCGCAATCCCGGCTTTTAGGCAAGCAACTCCAGAAGCGATTTTAGACAGCGCCTACCAACACTTGCACGATGGCCACCACCGACAGGCCCGGCTCCAGTTTCGGGCCTTGGCCGAGCGCGGCGTCGCGCCCGCCCAGTTTACCCTGGGAACGCTCTACGACCGCGGGTGGGGGGGACCGCAAGACCCCGAGCGGGCCGTGCATTGGTACCGCCAAGCTGCCATCCAGGGATTTGCCAAGGCCCAATACGACCTAGGGCTGCGGTACGCGCAAGGGCAGGGTGTCCCGAAGGACTTGCAAAAAAGCTTGCGCTGGTACCGCAAGGCAGCCCAGCAGGGGGCGGCCAAAGCGCAGTACAACCTGGGACTGCGGTACGCCAACGGGCAAAGCGTCTCCCAGGATCCGCTGCGTGCCTACATGTGGTTTGAGCTGGCTGCCTCGCAAGCAGCCGCCGAGCACCTCAAAGCCGATGCCACTCACAACCGCCAGGTTATGGCTTCGCGCTTGAGCCCAGATCGGATCCGACAGGCGCAACGTTTGGCCCGCGAGTGGCAGCATGCCCACCAATAGCGATCGCAGCTACCGGTTCCCTCAAGTGGCGCAGTCAACGGTCAAACGCATTGCCAACCGGGCATTGCTAGGAGCAAGCAGTTTCCTAGTACTGCTAGTTGCCATGGTGCTAACAGCTCCCGGACGCGAGGGCGGCCAGCCCGATCGCGCGTCTGCCCCCAATGGCACCGTCGAACCGCCAATAAGGCACCAGCAGTGGCGCCTCGATGTCCTGCGCATTCGGCAGACCGATACCGTTGGTGACCCCCCCGTCAACAAGCAAGCCCAGCCGCAAAAGACCTTTGCTGTCGTGCTGCTGGCGATCGCCAATCGCGGCTCGGAAGCGGCTGCCCTGCCTGGCAGCTTGAAGCTCGCGGACGCCCAAGGGCGCACCTACACCGGTCGAGGCACGGGGGCAGCATTCGCCGGGGACTACAACGCCGAGCGGGCGATCACCAGCGCGTGCTGGCCGCTTACGAAATTCCCCAAGACGCCCAACCCAGACAGCTGATCTGGCAGCTCGGCCTGGGGTCAGACCAAACCTACTCCATCGCTCTCGACTAGCTACGTTTGCCGTCGCAACAGGAGCATCATGGAACGCCGCCGTCCCCCCCTCGCGCGCTTGCTCGATGCCATGGAGCCCTGGGTGTTTTTGCCCGCTGCTGCGGTCGTCATTGGCTTTGTGGCTTGGGGGGCTGCTTCCACCCAAAGCGCCAAGACCACCTTTAGCGCCCTGCAGTCGGGGATTGTCGAGACCTTTGGCTGGTTCTACATTCTGACGGCAACCCTCCTGCTTGGCGTGGTGGTTTGGTTGCTGTTTTCGCGCTTCGGTCGCATTCGCCTAGGCGGGCCCGAGACGCGCCCCGAGTTTGGCTATTTGACCTGGTTTAGCATGCTCATGAGCGCCGGCATGGGCATCGGGATCGTCTTTTTTGGGGTCGCCGAGCCCGTGCTGCACTTTGTTGATCCCCCAATTGGAGAGGGCCAAACCGACCAAGCGCTGCGCGAAGCCATGCGCTTTACCTTCTACCACTGGGGCTTGCATCCCTGGGCCGTTTACTCGGCACTTGCCCTGCCGCTGGCCTACTTCCACTTTCGCCACGGCCTGCCGCTAGCACCGCGATCGCTGCTGTACCCGCTGCTGGGCGAGCGGATTTACGGGGCCCCAGGCCATGCGGTGGATGTCCTTTGCACGGTGGGAACGCTGTTTGGCGTGGCCACCTCGCTGGGGTTGGGCGCCGCTCAGGTCAATGCCGGCCTGGGCCAGCTGTTTGGCATGCCCCAAGACACCGAGTCCCAACTCTGGCTGATTGGGATCATTACGGCGGCAGCCACCATTTCGGTCGTTTCGGGGTTGCACCGCGGCATTCGCTTTTTGAGCCAGTTCAACATCAGCCTGACCGTGCTCATTTTTGCCTTCGTGTTGCTGGCCGGTCCCACTATCTTTGCCCTGGAGCTGTTTTTGGATGGCGTGGGCTACTACGTGCAGACACTGCCAGTGACGAGCTTTCGCATCGAGCCCGGCACCGAGGGCGGGTGGCAGGCCAGCTGGACCTTGTTTTACTGGAGCTGGTGGATCTCCTGGTCGCCCTTTGTGGGCGTCTTTGTCGCCCGCATCTCGCGGGGGCGCACCATCCGTGAGTTCGTGACCACAGCGCTGTTGGTGCCCACCCTAGGCGGTTTCCTGTGGTTTGCCGCGCTTGGGGGCACCGGTATCCGCCTCATTCAAGCTGGTACCGGCAACATTGCCGAGCAAGTCGGGCAGAACCAGGCCCTGGCCCTGTTTTCGGTGTTGGAGCAGCTGCCGCTGCACTCCCTCACTTGGGCCTTGGCCACCCTGTTGGTGGTGATCTTTTTTGTGACCTCCTCCGATTCGGGATCGCTGGTTGATGACATGGTGACCTCAGGGGGGCATCCCAACCCGCCTAAGGTGCAGCGCGTGTTCTGGGCGCTGGCTGAGGGAACGGTGGCGGCGACGCTGCTGTCTTTTGGCGGGCTCCAGGCGCTGCGCCAGGCGTCGCTAACGACGGGATTGCCGCTAGCGGTGTTTTTGTTGGTGGCTGCCTACGGTTTGGTGCGCGCCCTGCGCGTGGACCATGCCACCCAGGGGGTGCCCACGGCCCAGCAACTGCAGGGTGGCGTTGAGTCGCAACCGGGCCAGGCGCCATCGGGCAGCGACCCGCTCCATCGCCCCCCGCCGGCCGACGGCCGCTAGGCTGCTGGCTTCAAACCGCTGTGCCGCAGCAGCGGCTCGGTTTGGGGCTCGCGCCCGCGGAAGGCCCGAAACACCTCCATGGGCGGGTGGCTCCCGCCCAGCGCCAGGACCGTATTGCGGAAACGGCGGCCGGTGGCCGCGATCGCGGCGTCATCCGCTAGGCCTGCTTCCTCGAAGGCTGCAAAGGCATCGGCGCTCAGCACCTCGGCCCACTCGTAGCTGTAGTAGCCGGCGGCGTAGGGGCCATCAAAAATATGGCCGAAAAAGCACAGGAAGGCATCTTCCGGCAGCGGTTGCAGGATGGTGGTGCGCTCGGCCACGCGATCGCGGATGGCCCAGGGCGTATCGGAGCCATCCGGGCGGTAGCGTTGGTGCAGCTCCAAATCCAGATAGCTAAAGTAAACCTGGCGCAGGGTGGCCGAGCCACTCAGGTGGGTGCGCGCAGCTAGCAGCTTTTGATACTCCGCCTCGGGCAGCGGCTCGCCCGTCTGGTAGTGGCGGGCCATGGCAAACAGCGTGGGGCGGTGGTAGCACCAGTTCTCCATGAACTGGCTGGGGAGCTCGACGGCATCCCACTCCACGTTGTTGATGCCGGCCGCACCCGGATAGTCCACCTGGGTCAGCATGTGCTGCAAGCCGTGGCCGAACTCGTGGAACAGCGTCTCCACCTCGTCAAAGGTCATTAGGCTGGGCTGTCCCTCCAGCGGCGGCGCTTGATTGCAGTTGAGGTAGGCCACTGGCAGCCGGGTTTGCAGGTTGCCGGTGGCATCGGTGAAGCGAGCGCGGTTGAGGCATTCATCCATCCAGGCCCCACCGCGCTTTTCGCTGGGCCGGCTGTAGGGATCGAGGTAGAAGCTTGCCACCGCGCTGCCATCGCGATCGCGCACGCGAAAGTAGCGCACGTCCGAATGCCAGACCGGGACCTCGCCATCGGCTGGCTCGATGGTGACCCCAAACAGGCGCTGCACCAAACCGAACAAGCCGTCCAACACTTGCTCGAACGGAAAGTAGGGCCGCAGCGCTTCCGCATCCAGCTCGAAGCGGGCCTCGCGCTGGCGCTCGGCCCAATAGCGAAAGTCCCAGTGCTGGAAGTCGCTGCCTTCCGGGGCGCTCCGCTCGGCAGCCAAGGCTTGCAGCTCGGCAACCTCGCGGGCGGCCGCGTCGTAGCTGGCGCTGCGCAGTTCCTCGAGCAGGCGCTCCACCGCCGCGACATCTGGCGCCATTTTCTGCGTCAGGCTCAGCTCGGCGTAGTGGTTGAAGCCCAGCAGCTGCGCTTTCTCCTGCCGCAGGGCCGGGATGCGCTCGATGATGGCGTTGTTGTCGTACTCGCCGCTCGAGGCGCGCGTAACGAACGCCCGATAGAGCCGCTCGCGCAGATCGCGCCGCTGCGCATGCTGCATAAAGGGCAAAAAGTTGGGAATATCGAGCGTTAGCACCCAAGGGCCAGCTTCGGTCGTCGCGTCGGTATCGCCGCGATCGCGAGCTGCCTGAGCCGCCAGGCGCAGCGCGCTCTCGGGCAGGCCCGCCACCTCATCGGGATGGGTCAGCCGGAGCTGGAACGCTTGGGTGGCATCCAGCACGTGGTTGGAAAACTGCGTCGAGAGCTCGGCCAGCTCGAGCTGGATGGCATTGAAGCGCTCCCGCCGCTCGCCCTCAAGGCCAACACCTGACAGCTCGGCATCCTGCAGATAGGCATCCACGATGCGTTGCTGCGCTCGGTCCAAGCGTTCCCAATCGGGGCCGTCGCGCAGCTGCTTGAGTGCCCGGTAGATGGGCGCGCTCTGGCTGAGCCGGTTGCCAAAGCGCACCACCTCGGGCTGCACCTGCTCGTGGGCTTGGCGCAGCGCGCTGCTGTTTTTGACACCCATGAGGTGATTGACAATGCCCCAGCTCCAGTCGAGGCGCTCCTCAATGCGCGCGAGCGGCGCCACCGTGCCTTCCCAAGTTGGGGTGGCGTTGGCTTCCAGCTCGCTCAGCTCCTGCTCGAGTTCCTGCAGCAGCTGCCGCATCCCCGGGACGACGTGCTTGGGGGCAATGCGATCGAACGGCGGCAACCCCTCGCCGATTAGCAACGGATTCTGGGCGACTGCAGCACCGGTCATGGGCAAAATCTCAAACGCGCAATGGGCCTGGGCCCATTCAGTTTAGCGGTTGCCAGTTCCTGGTGCGGGAGCGGCGCGAGCGCTGTCGGCTATAATTGCCGGCACAATGCACCGAGCTCGCCGGTCATGACCGCCCCGCAAACGCTATTCGACAAAATCTGGAACGGCCACGTGGTGCGCGAGCGCGACGATGGCACCTGCCTGCTCTACATCGATCGCCACCTCATTCATGAGGTCACCAGTCCGCAGGCGTTCGAGGGGATCTGGCTGGCCGGCCGGCAACCGCGCCGCCCCGAGGCGGCACTCGCGGTCGCCGATCACAACGTGCCCACCTCGGATCGCTCGGCCGGCATTGCCGATCCCGAGAGCCGCTTGCAGGTGGAAACGCTGGAGCAGAATGCGGCTGAGTTCGACATTCCTATTTTCCGCATGGACGACCGGCGCCAGGGGATCGTCCACGTCATCGGCCCCGAGCAGGGGCTAACGCAGCCGGGCATGACCATCGTGTGCGGGGACAGCCATACCGCCACCCACGGCGCGTTTGGCGCGCTGGCATTTGGCATTGGCACCTCGGAGGTCGAGCACGTCCTGGCCACCCAAACGCTGCTAGCCAAAAAGCCCCAGAGCATGCGCGTCACCGTGCGCGGGCAGCGGCCGTTTGGGGTGACCGCCAAAGACATTATCCTGAGCATTATCGGTCGCATCGGCACGGCTGGCGGGACGGGCCACGTCATTGAGTACGCGGGCGAGGCCATTCGCGAGCTGAGCATGGAAGGGCGCATGACTGTCTGCAACATGTCCATCGAGGCGGGGGCGCGCGCCGGCCTGATCACCCCGGATGACAAAACAATCGCCTACCTGCGCGGCCGGCCCCTCGCGCCCAGCTCGGCCTGGTGGGAGCGAGCGGTAGCGTACTGGCAGTCGCTGCCCTCGGATGCGGGCGCGCGCTATGACCGCGAGGTCACCCTCGATGCCGGCGAGCTCGTGCCGCAGGTGACCTGGGGGACTAGCCCGCAGGATGTGGCGCCGGTCACAAGTTGCGTTCCCGACCCACGCGATTTTGCCGATCCCAACCGGCGCCGCAGTGCCGAGCGCGCGCTGGCGTACATGGACCTGAGCCCGGGGACGCGGTTGCAGGATGTCGCGCTTGATAAAGTCTTCATTGGCTCTTGCACCAACGCGCGCATCGAGGACTTGCGCGAGGCGGCCCGCTTGGTGGAGGGCCGCAAGGTGGCCGATGGCGTCTATGCCACCGTCGTGCCGGGCTCGGGGTTGGTCAAATACCAAGCCGAGGAAGAAGGGCTGGATGCCATCTTCCAGCAAGCTGGCTTCGACTGGCGCGAGCCGGGCTGCTCCATGTGCCTGGCCATGAACGAGGATCGCCTGGAGCCGGGCGAGCGCTGCGCCTCCACCTCCAACCGCAACTTTGAAGGGCGCCAGGGGCGCGGCGGTCGCACCCACCTGATGAGCCCGGCCATGGCGGCGGCTGCCGCGGTGACGGGCCGGCTGACCGACGTTCGCGAGATGGTGGGCTAGAGACGGACATGGAGGCATTCACCGAACTCACCGGGATTGCGGCGCCGCTACCGCGCGCCAATGTCGATACCGACATGATTATCCCCAAGCAGCACCTCAAAACCATTAAGCGCACGGGCTTGGGCAAGGTGCTGTTCGACGAGCTGCGCTACGACGAGCGAGGGCAAGAGCGCCCCGAGTTCGTTCTCAACCAGGTGCCCTACTGCGACGCGCGCCTCCTGGTGGCCGGCGACAATTTTGGTTGCGGCTCCTCGCGCGAACACGCCCCCTGGGCGCTGCTCGATTTCGGCATTCGCTGCGTCATTGCGCCCAGCTTTGCCGACATTTTCTACAACAACTGCCTCAAAAACGGCATCCTGCCCGTGGCGCTGCCGCAGGCGCAGGCCGAAGCGCTCATGGCGGATGCCCAAGATCCCGAGACTGCCACGCTGACGGTCAACCTAGAGCACCAGCAGATCCGGCGCACCCGCGGCGAGCCCATCACCTTCGAGATCGATGCCTTTCGCCGGCAGTGCCTGCTTGAGGGCTTAGATGACATCGCCCTGACCCTGCAAGATGAGGCTGCAATTGCAACCTTCGAGCGGCAGCAGCGCGAGCAGCTGCCGTGGCTTTGGGCATCGTAGCCTCCCTATGCGCCTTAAGGTTGCCAAAACGCTGCCCTGGGCCACCCTGCCGCAGTACGCCCATCCCGACGATTCGGGGCTGGATCTGCGAGCAGCCGAGTCGGTCGAGCTCGAACCCGGCGGCAGCCGCGCGATCCGCACGGGCTTGGCCATCGAGCTCCCGGCCGGTACCGAGGCCCAAATCCGCTCCCGCAGCGGCCTGGCGCTCGAGCATCAGATCGCCGTCCTCAATGCCCCCGGCACGATCGACGCGGGCTATCGGGGCGAGATCCGCGTCATCTCGATCAACTACGGTCGAGCGCCCTTTCGCGTGACCGCTGGCATGAAAATCGCGCAAATGGTCGTTGCGCCCGTGCTGCACCCCACCATCGAAGCGGTCGAGCGCTTGAGCGAGACAGCGCGCGGCTCGCGCGGCTTTGGCTCGAGTGGCAGCTAGCGCGATTGCCCCAGCCGCGGTTCGGTGCCCTGCAGCAAGCGAGCGATGTTGCCGCGATGGCGCCAGACCACGTAAGCGCCGGCAACGCCGATGAAGAGCTGATAGGGCAGCGGCTCCCCAAGCATGATCGCCAGCCCCACTGCGGCAACCACCGCCGTCAGCGAGCCCAGCGAGACGATGCGCGATGCGCCTACCACCAGCGCAAATGCCACCGAGGTCCCCAGGGCAATCGTCGGGCTAAGCGTTAGCAAAACGCCCAAGCCGGTCGCTACCGATTTGCCCCCTGCAAACCCCAACCAAACGGGCCAGCTGTGGCCGATAATGGCGCCCAATGCAGCGGCCGCTGCCAGCCAGGGTTGCCATGCGGGCGGCAATATTGTGGGGCTCAAAACGGCATAGGCCCCCGCGACCGAGCCCACGGCCAAGATCCCTTTGAGCACGTCAACGCCCAAAACGACGGCGGCAGCTCGGTTGCCCACGGCGCGTGCCACGTTGGTGGCGCCCGTCGAGCCCGAGCCGCAGTTGCGAATGTCGACCCCGGCCAGCCAGCGGCCGGCCAAATAGCCTGTGGGCAGCGATCCCAGCAGGTAAGCGCCTAAAAACAGCAGGGTACTGACAGCCAGCGAAGCGAGCATCAGAGTTCAGCCAACGTGAGCGTTAGGGGCAGACGCCTGAAGATTGCGACTGGCGGGGAGCATGGTGTCACTGGTGCGGGCAGTGCTGGGTCAAGCACGCCCTCAGGC is a genomic window of Cyanobacteria bacterium QS_8_64_29 containing:
- a CDS encoding sugar kinase; translated protein: MVASGFGLDFGGTKLAAATLLPGEAQWHRYQRTVSAPGTDRAANWATMQALAGELLQGQTPAAIGVSFGGPVDAAAGVAQLSHHVPGWENVPLKQWLEAAWDAPTQIDNDANAAALGEHRLGAARGCNSALYITVSTGIGSGWILNGRLWHGANGVAGEIGHAAIDPSGPSCLCGKCGCLERLASGPYIAQDVRAELERDPQAGPLLRQLAGDGLAALTAQTVSQAAAGGDPLAQQALDRAAWALGTGIGNAANLLNPEAVVLGGGLTRAGDRFWAQVRQQARATTLPEVGVAIEPAALGDAAPLWGAAMLAREGT
- a CDS encoding choline transporter — its product is MERRRPPLARLLDAMEPWVFLPAAAVVIGFVAWGAASTQSAKTTFSALQSGIVETFGWFYILTATLLLGVVVWLLFSRFGRIRLGGPETRPEFGYLTWFSMLMSAGMGIGIVFFGVAEPVLHFVDPPIGEGQTDQALREAMRFTFYHWGLHPWAVYSALALPLAYFHFRHGLPLAPRSLLYPLLGERIYGAPGHAVDVLCTVGTLFGVATSLGLGAAQVNAGLGQLFGMPQDTESQLWLIGIITAAATISVVSGLHRGIRFLSQFNISLTVLIFAFVLLAGPTIFALELFLDGVGYYVQTLPVTSFRIEPGTEGGWQASWTLFYWSWWISWSPFVGVFVARISRGRTIREFVTTALLVPTLGGFLWFAALGGTGIRLIQAGTGNIAEQVGQNQALALFSVLEQLPLHSLTWALATLLVVIFFVTSSDSGSLVDDMVTSGGHPNPPKVQRVFWALAEGTVAATLLSFGGLQALRQASLTTGLPLAVFLLVAAYGLVRALRVDHATQGVPTAQQLQGGVESQPGQAPSGSDPLHRPPPADGR
- a CDS encoding peptidase M3 — its product is MTGAAVAQNPLLIGEGLPPFDRIAPKHVVPGMRQLLQELEQELSELEANATPTWEGTVAPLARIEERLDWSWGIVNHLMGVKNSSALRQAHEQVQPEVVRFGNRLSQSAPIYRALKQLRDGPDWERLDRAQQRIVDAYLQDAELSGVGLEGERRERFNAIQLELAELSTQFSNHVLDATQAFQLRLTHPDEVAGLPESALRLAAQAARDRGDTDATTEAGPWVLTLDIPNFLPFMQHAQRRDLRERLYRAFVTRASSGEYDNNAIIERIPALRQEKAQLLGFNHYAELSLTQKMAPDVAAVERLLEELRSASYDAAAREVAELQALAAERSAPEGSDFQHWDFRYWAERQREARFELDAEALRPYFPFEQVLDGLFGLVQRLFGVTIEPADGEVPVWHSDVRYFRVRDRDGSAVASFYLDPYSRPSEKRGGAWMDECLNRARFTDATGNLQTRLPVAYLNCNQAPPLEGQPSLMTFDEVETLFHEFGHGLQHMLTQVDYPGAAGINNVEWDAVELPSQFMENWCYHRPTLFAMARHYQTGEPLPEAEYQKLLAARTHLSGSATLRQVYFSYLDLELHQRYRPDGSDTPWAIRDRVAERTTILQPLPEDAFLCFFGHIFDGPYAAGYYSYEWAEVLSADAFAAFEEAGLADDAAIAATGRRFRNTVLALGGSHPPMEVFRAFRGREPQTEPLLRHSGLKPAA
- the leuC gene encoding 3-isopropylmalate dehydratase large subunit, which translates into the protein MTAPQTLFDKIWNGHVVRERDDGTCLLYIDRHLIHEVTSPQAFEGIWLAGRQPRRPEAALAVADHNVPTSDRSAGIADPESRLQVETLEQNAAEFDIPIFRMDDRRQGIVHVIGPEQGLTQPGMTIVCGDSHTATHGAFGALAFGIGTSEVEHVLATQTLLAKKPQSMRVTVRGQRPFGVTAKDIILSIIGRIGTAGGTGHVIEYAGEAIRELSMEGRMTVCNMSIEAGARAGLITPDDKTIAYLRGRPLAPSSAWWERAVAYWQSLPSDAGARYDREVTLDAGELVPQVTWGTSPQDVAPVTSCVPDPRDFADPNRRRSAERALAYMDLSPGTRLQDVALDKVFIGSCTNARIEDLREAARLVEGRKVADGVYATVVPGSGLVKYQAEEEGLDAIFQQAGFDWREPGCSMCLAMNEDRLEPGERCASTSNRNFEGRQGRGGRTHLMSPAMAAAAAVTGRLTDVREMVG
- the leuD gene encoding 3-isopropylmalate dehydratase small subunit yields the protein MEAFTELTGIAAPLPRANVDTDMIIPKQHLKTIKRTGLGKVLFDELRYDERGQERPEFVLNQVPYCDARLLVAGDNFGCGSSREHAPWALLDFGIRCVIAPSFADIFYNNCLKNGILPVALPQAQAEALMADAQDPETATLTVNLEHQQIRRTRGEPITFEIDAFRRQCLLEGLDDIALTLQDEAAIATFERQQREQLPWLWAS
- a CDS encoding dUTP diphosphatase translates to MRLKVAKTLPWATLPQYAHPDDSGLDLRAAESVELEPGGSRAIRTGLAIELPAGTEAQIRSRSGLALEHQIAVLNAPGTIDAGYRGEIRVISINYGRAPFRVTAGMKIAQMVVAPVLHPTIEAVERLSETARGSRGFGSSGS
- the plsY gene encoding acyl-phosphate glycerol 3-phosphate acyltransferase, translated to MLASLAVSTLLFLGAYLLGSLPTGYLAGRWLAGVDIRNCGSGSTGATNVARAVGNRAAAVVLGVDVLKGILAVGSVAGAYAVLSPTILPPAWQPWLAAAAALGAIIGHSWPVWLGFAGGKSVATGLGVLLTLSPTIALGTSVAFALVVGASRIVSLGSLTAVVAAVGLAIMLGEPLPYQLFIGVAGAYVVWRHRGNIARLLQGTEPRLGQSR